A window of Pectobacterium carotovorum genomic DNA:
TTATTACGAAAGGTTCTTTAGAACACAGTGGAAAGACGAAGGTTTTATTAGCCTGTCTGGTGTGATATTCCGTATGGGCGGGTCGTTATCGGCTGCTACGGTTCACTTCAGCTTCTGACCACGGCGTTTAGGGAACTACCGATGAAAGTTGAGCGCTGTCCGACTTCCTGAGAGTAAGAGCAAAGACGTATATAACCTATGCTATAACCGAAACTAGCGGCGATATTCCTTGTTTATGGGACATTGCGATTCCAGAAGGCAGAACATTAGGAGAGGGAGCTATGCATCAAGGTCGTTGTTTATGCGGCGGGGTGACAATTTCCACGACGCATTCTGTCAGTGAAGTGGGTGTCTGCCATTGTGGTATGTGTCAGACGTGGGGCGGCGGGCCGCTCATGGCGGTGGAGTGCAAAGATCCGGCGATTAAAATAGAAGGCGAAGAAAACATTACGGTATGGCAGTCATCGGAATGGGCCGAGCGCGCGTTTTGCCGCGTGTGCGGCACACATCTGTTTTACCGTCTACGCGGTACGGATGCTTATGAAATTCCAGCAGGTTTTTTTACCGACGAAGCCAACAAGAAGATGGTCACGCAGATTTATATCGATAACAAACCGAGCTACTACTCGTTTGCGGAAAAGACGCCGATGCTGACAGAGCAGGAGGTGATTGCGCTGTATTCCGGTAAAGACGAATCTGGTAAAGACTAAAAAAGAAAAGGGCAGCCAGCGCTGCCCTTAAGAGATGTGATGCGTTTCTACACTTCCAGATAGTTCATGATGCCGTCAGCGGCTTTACGGCCTTCTGCAATGGCTGTCACTACCAGATCGGAACCGCGTACTGCATCGCCACCCGCAAAAATTTTCGGGTTGCTGGTCTGGAATGCGTTATCGCAACTTTCTGGTGCGACAATGCGACCTTGATCGTCCAGTTTGACGTCATGTTCTGCCAGCCACGCCATTTTGTGCGGACGGAAGCCGAACGCCATGATGACCGCATCGGCTTCCAGAACGTGCTCGGAACCCTCTACGATTTCAGGACGACGACGGCCATTGGCATCCGGTGCGCCCAGCGCAGTACGCGCCATTTTCACACCGCACACTTTGCCCGCGCCATTGATCTCGACGCTTAACGGTTGCAGGTTGAATTTGAACTCGACGCCTTCTTCACGCGCGTTTTTCACTTCGCGTTTAGAACCCGGCATGTTCTCTTCATCACGACGATAGGCACAGGTCACGTGCGTTGCACCTTGACGAATCGAGGTACGCACGCAGTCCATTGCGGTATCACCACCGCCCAGTACGACAACGCGTTTACCCTGCATGCTGACGTAAGGCTCGTCTACTGCGGCTTCAAAGCCCATCAGTTGCTTGGTGTTGGCAATCAGGAACGGCAGAGCGTCGTAGACACCCTGAGCATCTTCATTGTCCAATCCGCCACGCATAGACTGGTAGGTGCCGACGCCGAGGAATACCGCATCGTACTCGTCCAGCAGCGCTTTCATCTGCACGTCTTTGCCGACTTCGATATTCAGACGGAATTCGATGCCCATCTCGGTGAAGATCTCACGACGTTTCACCATCACTTCTTTTTCCAGCTTGAAAGAAGGGATACCGAAGGTCAGTAGGCCACCGATCTCAGGATGACGATCGAAGACGACAGCTTGTACGCCACTGCGTGCCAGCACGTCGGCACACGCCAGTCCTGCCGGACCCGCGCCAATGATGGCGACGCGTTTGCCAGTCGGTTTGACGTTGGCAACGCTTGGCTTCCAGCCCATCTCTATCGCTTTATCATTGATATAGCGCTCGATGTTGCCGATGGTGACCGCGCCGAATTCATCATTCAGCGTACAAGACCCTTCACACAGACGGTCCTGCGGGCATACGCGACCACAGACTTCCGGCAGGCTATTGGTCTGGTGCGATAACTCAGCCGCTTCGATAATGCGGCCTTCGTTCGCCAGCTTCAGCCAGTTCGGGATGTAGTTATGTACCGGACATTTCCACTCACAGTAAGGGTTGCCGCATGCCAGGCAGCGGTCTGCCTGCGCTTTGGACTGGCTTTCTGAGAACGGCTCGTAGATCTCAACAAATTCAATTTTACGAATCTTTAGCGGTTTCTTGGGCGGATCAACGCGCTGTAAGTCGATAAACTGGTAAACATTCTGACTCATGATGACCTCTTACTGCGCCTGAACCCGCAGCTCGGCTGCGGAACGACTACGGTGACCCAACAATGCCTTCACATCACTTGACTTCGGTTTCACCAGAGCAAATTTCGGTGCCCAGGTCGGCCAGTTAGCGAGGATCTC
This region includes:
- a CDS encoding GFA family protein, which gives rise to MHQGRCLCGGVTISTTHSVSEVGVCHCGMCQTWGGGPLMAVECKDPAIKIEGEENITVWQSSEWAERAFCRVCGTHLFYRLRGTDAYEIPAGFFTDEANKKMVTQIYIDNKPSYYSFAEKTPMLTEQEVIALYSGKDESGKD
- a CDS encoding glutamate synthase small subunit, translating into MSQNVYQFIDLQRVDPPKKPLKIRKIEFVEIYEPFSESQSKAQADRCLACGNPYCEWKCPVHNYIPNWLKLANEGRIIEAAELSHQTNSLPEVCGRVCPQDRLCEGSCTLNDEFGAVTIGNIERYINDKAIEMGWKPSVANVKPTGKRVAIIGAGPAGLACADVLARSGVQAVVFDRHPEIGGLLTFGIPSFKLEKEVMVKRREIFTEMGIEFRLNIEVGKDVQMKALLDEYDAVFLGVGTYQSMRGGLDNEDAQGVYDALPFLIANTKQLMGFEAAVDEPYVSMQGKRVVVLGGGDTAMDCVRTSIRQGATHVTCAYRRDEENMPGSKREVKNAREEGVEFKFNLQPLSVEINGAGKVCGVKMARTALGAPDANGRRRPEIVEGSEHVLEADAVIMAFGFRPHKMAWLAEHDVKLDDQGRIVAPESCDNAFQTSNPKIFAGGDAVRGSDLVVTAIAEGRKAADGIMNYLEV